The window ATGGAAGGTCGCGCCCTCGGGCACTTCGCTCGTGCTGCGCTCGCCCGCCAAGGTGACGGTGTCGTCGTCGACCGAGATGTCGATCTTGTCGGGCGCGACACCCGGCAGCTCGGCGCTGATCACCGCCTCGTCGTCACCCGTCCACACGTTCACCGGCGGGTAGCCGGGCGCGTACGAATCGTTCGCGGCCGCGAAGGAGCGCTCGAGCAGCCGCTCCATCTCCGTGTGAAGGCGGTCGAATTCCCGCCACGGGTCGAAGCCGAGCGGGCCAGCAAGATGGCTCCAGTTCATGGTCGTCGTTCTCCCTTCGGTTTCCATGTGGACCGGCGTTGCCGAGTCCAGCGAACTCTTGTTTGAGACGCTTTCGAGGTAAGCACGACCCCGAGAGCGTCAAGGGGACGACCTCGACCGCAGACCGCGTTGTCACCCGGGGAGCGGTCTCGTATCCTCGATCACATGGTGCTGCTCGAGTCGCAGTCGATCGAACTGGGTGCGCCCTGTCCGGACTTCGCGTTGCGGGGCGTGGACGGAAAGCGCTGGGCGCGGGACGACTTCGCGCAGAAGGACGTGCTGGTCGTCATGTTCATCTGCAACCACTGCCCCTACGTGAAGGCGGTGGAGGACCGCATCATCGCGCTGCGCAAGGAGTTCGCCGACCGGCCGGTCCAGTTCGTCGGCATCTGCTCGAACGACCCGACCGACTACCCGGACGACGCGCCCGCGCGGCTCGCCGAGCGCTGGCGCGAGAAGGGGTACGGATTTCCATACTTGATCGACGACACGCAGGAGGTCGCGCGCGCGTTCGGCG is drawn from Candidatus Binatia bacterium and contains these coding sequences:
- a CDS encoding thioredoxin family protein; amino-acid sequence: MVLLESQSIELGAPCPDFALRGVDGKRWARDDFAQKDVLVVMFICNHCPYVKAVEDRIIALRKEFADRPVQFVGICSNDPTDYPDDAPARLAERWREKGYGFPYLIDDTQEVARAFGAVCTPDIYVYGPDRRLAYHGRIDDNWKEPDKVTRRELKEAIEALLEGRRPSADQKPTIGCSIKWKKS
- a CDS encoding Hsp20/alpha crystallin family protein, whose protein sequence is MNWSHLAGPLGFDPWREFDRLHTEMERLLERSFAAANDSYAPGYPPVNVWTGDDEAVISAELPGVAPDKIDISVDDDTVTLAGERSTSEVPEGATFHRRERGYGRFSRTFRLPFRIDVGAVDARYTNGVLEVTLPRAAADKPRKIPVLAA